ACAGAAACAATATCAATACTATCTCTGAAAGCAGTTTGTCCTTTTCTCAAATTTGTAAACCAAACATCTGGTTGGTGTTCGTTCATTGCTCTTTTGAAAGGTTCTAACTTTACTTGCTCTGTAAAAACAGCATGATTCGGATCATCTACACTTGGCAAACCTAAAACAACATTTCTATGCGCAACAGTTTGCTTTGGCACATATAATTTTACATCTAAACTTAATTTTTCTATAAGTTCTTCTGCATGTTTATACGTTTGAGGTGTATTATAACCTGTATCGCACCACACTACTGGAATATCTTTTTGTTCAGTTACCACTAAATGTAAAATTGCGCTTTCATATGGTCTAAAATTAGTTGTAACTACTGGTTTTTTAGCTACCGATAAAGCCCAACTTACAATCTCTTGAGGAGATTTTCCTTTTAATTCTTTATTTATTTCTTCTATATTCATTTTCTACCCCATTTGATGCTATTCCAAACTCTTTCATGAAAAAAATACAACAGCATTTTAGTTACTAATTCAATTCCTCCGATTGATAATGCCGTATCTACTTCTCCTGTAATTAACCAAGAAATTACGATTGTATCTATAGTACCGACTGCTCTCCAACTAATTGATTTTATAATACTTCGTATTGGTTTTTCGGAGTATCTATCTTCCTTGAAATTCGATTTATCTTCTATTACTTGTTCAATTATCATTCTCAAAACACATTTACCCTATCGGAATAGTAGGTTTATAAAACAAATATACATATGATTCCTAAATATCAAAGTAAAAATCAAAAAATTAACACTATTGTAATATTTGTTTAACTAAACTAAATCAGCAAGTGTAGTATTTCGCAGCACATGTAAAGTATTATCTCGTACTTGAATCATTAATTTGTGTACTGCACATGCTTGTTCATCTGGACAATCATCGCATTTTTCATAAAAATTCAAGCTTACACACGGTACCATTGCAATTGGACCTTCAAGAGTTCGGATTACTTCTGTCATTTTAACCTCAGATGGTTCTTTAATCATGTAATAACCTCCACCCTTTCCTTTTTTGGCTCCTAAAACACCTGCTTTTCTTAAGGTAAGTAATATACTTTCTAAAAATTTATGAGAGATATTTTCACTTTCAGATATTGTTGCAATCTGAACCTTTTCTCCTTTTTCTTGCTTCGCAATAAAAGTTAAAGCCTTAATCCCATATTTTGTTTTCTTAGAAAGCATACTACAAATATATACTTTCTTATAGATTTTTACACTTCTAACGCTTGTTTTAGATCTTCAATAACATCATCTACAAATTCTAATCCTATCGAGCTACGTACTAATCCATCTGTAATGCCAACTTCTAGTCGATCTTCTTCGCTTAATTTACTGTGAGTTGTAGAAGCAGGATGCGTTACAATTGTTCTTGAATCTCCTAAATTTGCTGATAAAGAACATAATTTAATTTTATTTAAAAACTTTCTTCCAGCTTCGATTCCTCCTTTAATTTCAAAAGCTACAATATTACCTCCCAATTTCATCTGCTTTTTTGCTACTTCATATTGAGGATGCGATGGTAAAAAAGGATATTTCACAAAATTTACCGCTGGATGTGCTTCTAAAAATTGAGCTACTTTTAATGCATTCTGACAATGTTTATCTACTCGAACAGCTAAGGTTTCTAGACTTTTAGATAAAACCCAAGCATTAAATGGTGACATCGCCGGACCAGTATTTCTAGAAAATAGGTAGATTTCTTTAATCAATTCTGCTTTTCCTACTGTCACTCCACCTAAAACTCTACCTTGTCCGTCAATCAATTTTGTCGCTGAATGAATTACTAAATCTGCTCCGAATTTTATTGGATTTTGTAAATATGGTGTTGCGAAACAATTGTCTATCACCAATAACAAATTATTTTTTTTAGCAATTTGAGATAAAGCCTCTAAATCCAAAATATCTACTGCTGGATTTGTAGGTGATTCTGCATATAAAATTTTAGTATTCGGTTGGATTAAACTTTCAACTTTATCTAATTCATTAACTTTAAAATAACTAGTTTCTATATTCCATTTTGGTAAATACTTCGTAAATAAACTGTGTGTTGAACCAAAAACAGAACGTGAAGAAACGATATGATCTCCAGCACTTAATAATGCTGCAAATGTTGAAAACACAGCGCCCATTCCTGTAGCAAATGCATAACCTGCTTCTGCTCCTTCCATTGCAACTATTTTATCTACAAACTCTGTAGTATTTGGATTAGAAAATCTACTGTATAGATTTCTCGGTTTCTCTTCAGCAAAAGATGCTCGCATATCTTCTGCATCATCAAAAACAAAACTCGATGTTAAATATAATGGTGTAGAATGTTCTGAAAACTGTGAACGTTCTGTCTGAATCCTTACGGCCTGTGTTTCAAAATTCTTACTCATATCTCTTCGTTATTCAAAATAATTTTATAGTTAATTTTAGCTGTTTGCTCTATAATCTTAGCTACAGAACAATATTTTTCTACTGCTAAACTTGTTGCCTTTTTTACTTTTGCACTACTTACGGTTCCATTAAAACTATACGTAATGGTGATATCTTGAAAAATTGCTGGTATTTCATCTTCTTTACGAGTAGCGTCTATTGAAACATTATAATCGAAATCGTAAACCTTTTGTTTGTTTAGAATTTTTACGACATCGATACTACTGCAACTTGCCAGACTTACTAACATTAATTCCATCGGACGAATAGCATTTACTGAAGTTTCATCTTGAGTTTGCCCCACTAATAATGAATAACCCGTTTGATTTTTTGCTTCAAATAATAGGTGTTTGTTATAATTTTTTAGTTGAATGTTCATTTGTTTTATTTTTTTGTTAATCGTAAAATATCTCCGAATACACCTCTTGCTGTAACTTCTGCTCCGGCTCCAGCTCCTTGAATAACTAGCGGTTGATCTCCATAAGATTCTGTGTAAATTTCAAATATGGCATCAGATCCTTTTAAGCTTCCAAGTGGTGTATCTTTAGCTACAGAAACTAGTTTTACGTCTAATTCTCCTTTATTTTGTTGTAAGTCTCCATGTAAATCTCCAATATATCTTAGTACATGATTTTCTTTTTGATCTGACTTTTCCGTAGTGTAATATGGATCTAACTTTGTTGTATTTGATAAGAAATCTTCAACACTTCCTGATCTCAATTCTTCTGGAATTAAATTCTGAATTTGAATATCTTCAAACTCATTTTCTAAATCTAATTCTCTAGCTAGGATTAAAAGTTTTCGGGCTACATCATTTCCGCATAAATCTTCTCTAGGATCTGGCTCTGTATATCCATTTTTAATAGCTTCGGATAACACTTCTGAAAATGAAGTTTCCTTTTCAGAAAATGTATTGAAAATAAAACTTAATGATCCTGAAAAAACTCCTCTAATTCTCGTAATATTTTCTCCAGAATCGTGTAATAATTTTATAGTATCGATTAATGGTAATCCTGCACCTACGTTGGTTTCGTAGAGATATGTTTTTTTATTTTCTTCTAAAACATCTCGTAATTCTTTATAAAAAGAATGCTCAACTGTATTGGCTATTTTGTTAGATGAAACTAAATCGAAACCTGCTTTTACTAAAGGAATATAATTGTGTACAAAATCTTTACTGGCGGTATTATCAACAGCGATTAAGTTTTCTAAATGATGTGCTTTTACAAAACGTATCACTTCTTCTATACTGTTACTTATATCGCTATTATCCAGATTGTCTTTCCAGTTTTCATCTATTCCGTTTTTACTTAACAATACATTTTTAGAATTGGCTACGGCAAAAATATTTAACTGGACTTTTCTTCTTTCTAAGATGTTTTTTGCACTTGCTAAAATTTGTTCAATTAAGGTTCCACCAACTAAACCTTTTCCGAAAATTGCAATGTTTATTTTTTTCGCTACTCCGAAAACCTGACCGTGAATTACATTAACCGCTTTGTGTAATTCTTCCTTTTTCACCACTAAACTCACATTCTTTCCAGAGATTGTATTATTGAATAATAATGGAACTATTTGGTTCTGAATTAAAGCATTGTATGGCAAATGGAATTCGCTAAGGTCTTGACCAATAATTGAAATGACAGCAACGTTATTTACTATTGTGATTTGATTAACATCTTTAGTAATTAAGTCTTGTGCAAATTCTTGTTCTAAAGCTTTAACTGCTAATTCTGATTTTTCTTTATCAACCACCAATCCAATTCCTCTTTCTGAAGAACCTTGAGAAATAATACTAACACTTATTCCATGATTTCCTAAAGATTTAAAAATACGTGCATCTACTCCGATTTTACCTAACAAACCTCTTCCTTCAAAATTTAGTAAAGCTACATTTTCTAATACTGAAATTGATTTGATTCCTTTAGTCTTACTTTTTGAAGTAATTAAAGTTCCAGCATCCTTAGGGTTAAAAGTGTTTAAAATTCTAAGATTTATATTCTTTTCTATTAACGGAATAATTGTTTTTGCATGTAAAATATTCGCTCCGAAATTTGCTAATTCATTCGCTTCAGAAAATGAAAGTTCTTCAATCTTTTTAGCTTCACTAACCAAATCTGGATTTGCAGTAAAAATCCCATCTACATGTGTATAATTCTGTAATTCTTCTGCATCTAAATAATTTGCCAATAAAGATGCTGTATAATTACTTCCGTTTCTACCTAGAGTAGTTGTTTCATTCTTTAAATTTGAAGCGATATAACCAGAAACAATATTAACTGTACTTCCGTTATGCTCTTTAAAATGATTTACAACATTCTCTTTAGAAAGTGTATCTATAGGTTGTGCATTTCCAAAACTTTCATCAGTTTTTAGTAAAACTCTAGCATCTGTTGCATGAGCTGGAATTCCTCTTTGCTGTAATAATTCTGTTACTGTTTTTATCGAAATTAACTCACCTTGAGCTAAAACCTCATCTTTTGTTTTATTACTATAGTCACCCAATAAGCTTACTCCTTCAAATAACTTTTCTAGTTTTTGAAACTCATTAGAAAAATCTAATAATGGTGTAATTTTAGTTTGCTCATATTTAAAAGCTTCTAATTGCTCTTGATAAGTTTCACTTTTTGAGGCACGTTCTAAAATTGATTCTAATTCGTTTGTAGCATTTCCTCTTGCTGAAACTACAACTGTAATATGCTCTCCTTTATTTATTTTATTTTCTATAATATTGATGACATTATCAATTCCTTGATTTGATAAGGATTTCCCACCAAATTTTAAAACTTTCATCTTTTTAGCTTTTGGATTTTCTTTAAAAATTGATCCGAATATTTTTTCTAGTTGTTCATATTCAATTAAAAATGCATCGTGTCCGTGCACAGAATTAATTTCATTGTACGTTACATTAGGATGTTTTTGTGCTAGTTTTTTATGCGTTTCTCTATTTTCTTCCGCAGTAAAAAACAAATCAGAATCTACTCCAA
This genomic stretch from Tenacibaculum jejuense harbors:
- a CDS encoding phosphoadenosine phosphosulfate reductase domain-containing protein; amino-acid sequence: MNIEEINKELKGKSPQEIVSWALSVAKKPVVTTNFRPYESAILHLVVTEQKDIPVVWCDTGYNTPQTYKHAEELIEKLSLDVKLYVPKQTVAHRNVVLGLPSVDDPNHAVFTEQVKLEPFKRAMNEHQPDVWFTNLRKGQTAFRDSIDIVSVSKDGILKVSPFYNFSDEDLDQYLAKFDLPNEFKYFDPTKVESNRECGLHI
- a CDS encoding DUF2061 domain-containing protein, giving the protein MIIEQVIEDKSNFKEDRYSEKPIRSIIKSISWRAVGTIDTIVISWLITGEVDTALSIGGIELVTKMLLYFFHERVWNSIKWGRK
- a CDS encoding RrF2 family transcriptional regulator, which gives rise to MLSKKTKYGIKALTFIAKQEKGEKVQIATISESENISHKFLESILLTLRKAGVLGAKKGKGGGYYMIKEPSEVKMTEVIRTLEGPIAMVPCVSLNFYEKCDDCPDEQACAVHKLMIQVRDNTLHVLRNTTLADLV
- a CDS encoding O-succinylhomoserine sulfhydrylase, yielding MSKNFETQAVRIQTERSQFSEHSTPLYLTSSFVFDDAEDMRASFAEEKPRNLYSRFSNPNTTEFVDKIVAMEGAEAGYAFATGMGAVFSTFAALLSAGDHIVSSRSVFGSTHSLFTKYLPKWNIETSYFKVNELDKVESLIQPNTKILYAESPTNPAVDILDLEALSQIAKKNNLLLVIDNCFATPYLQNPIKFGADLVIHSATKLIDGQGRVLGGVTVGKAELIKEIYLFSRNTGPAMSPFNAWVLSKSLETLAVRVDKHCQNALKVAQFLEAHPAVNFVKYPFLPSHPQYEVAKKQMKLGGNIVAFEIKGGIEAGRKFLNKIKLCSLSANLGDSRTIVTHPASTTHSKLSEEDRLEVGITDGLVRSSIGLEFVDDVIEDLKQALEV
- a CDS encoding OsmC family protein produces the protein MNIQLKNYNKHLLFEAKNQTGYSLLVGQTQDETSVNAIRPMELMLVSLASCSSIDVVKILNKQKVYDFDYNVSIDATRKEDEIPAIFQDITITYSFNGTVSSAKVKKATSLAVEKYCSVAKIIEQTAKINYKIILNNEEI
- the thrA gene encoding bifunctional aspartate kinase/homoserine dehydrogenase I, encoding MHTLGHINLPSYITESGKTIPIRLSYQLFGQPLHEAPVILVNHALTGNSNVAGEDGWWKDIIGEHKIIDTNKYTVLCFNIPGNGYDDFLIDEYKSFIARDVAQIFIQGLKELNVEKLFALIGGSLGGGIAWEMAVLEPEITEHLIPIATDWKSTDWLIANCQIQELFLTNSKNPVHDARIHAMLCYRTPASFKQRFQRSKNESLQIFNVESWLLHHGKKLQERYQLASYKLMNQLLKTIDVTQGENTEDILENIKANIHIIGVDSDLFFTAEENRETHKKLAQKHPNVTYNEINSVHGHDAFLIEYEQLEKIFGSIFKENPKAKKMKVLKFGGKSLSNQGIDNVINIIENKINKGEHITVVVSARGNATNELESILERASKSETYQEQLEAFKYEQTKITPLLDFSNEFQKLEKLFEGVSLLGDYSNKTKDEVLAQGELISIKTVTELLQQRGIPAHATDARVLLKTDESFGNAQPIDTLSKENVVNHFKEHNGSTVNIVSGYIASNLKNETTTLGRNGSNYTASLLANYLDAEELQNYTHVDGIFTANPDLVSEAKKIEELSFSEANELANFGANILHAKTIIPLIEKNINLRILNTFNPKDAGTLITSKSKTKGIKSISVLENVALLNFEGRGLLGKIGVDARIFKSLGNHGISVSIISQGSSERGIGLVVDKEKSELAVKALEQEFAQDLITKDVNQITIVNNVAVISIIGQDLSEFHLPYNALIQNQIVPLLFNNTISGKNVSLVVKKEELHKAVNVIHGQVFGVAKKINIAIFGKGLVGGTLIEQILASAKNILERRKVQLNIFAVANSKNVLLSKNGIDENWKDNLDNSDISNSIEEVIRFVKAHHLENLIAVDNTASKDFVHNYIPLVKAGFDLVSSNKIANTVEHSFYKELRDVLEENKKTYLYETNVGAGLPLIDTIKLLHDSGENITRIRGVFSGSLSFIFNTFSEKETSFSEVLSEAIKNGYTEPDPREDLCGNDVARKLLILARELDLENEFEDIQIQNLIPEELRSGSVEDFLSNTTKLDPYYTTEKSDQKENHVLRYIGDLHGDLQQNKGELDVKLVSVAKDTPLGSLKGSDAIFEIYTESYGDQPLVIQGAGAGAEVTARGVFGDILRLTKK